In Leishmania major strain Friedlin complete genome, chromosome 26, a genomic segment contains:
- a CDS encoding guanine nucleotide-binding protein-like protein, with amino-acid sequence MPPFSGKKKKEQLQAKRQRKRDEEERSKLRDREREKLREELMERAEDASEAVLDALLRERANQQHPARGRRARRREEENTVTHRKAVGGDDEDDKSGSGASSDGSNREGGGKLRRSAPPTMMYSADRQHGVRSIFVKESAAVIAARKQLSYQPIPCRTTMPPTGIPFGEWFTFPSSASSAAAVVSAGANSKRGGAWDGGDGAPMCAEEKLALIAAEQQRRMERPLVASAGDALGDVSSSTFFPFAVELPSRGWHVGAEGSAVVADASIVMAGAGDASTQLPSDRPRAADLQAAGSGSATPASEAGQEEVACAGQRSSSQNEASGADSNDVDASAVGTGAAAAKGHNQDDAQDIRSIEKQRFALYTDCVDAYPFPAALVGLEVSSYERNVEVWQQLWRTVELSDILVVVADARYPIIHAHLGLLTYITKKQRKPCVFVLNKEDLVPASTLRCWQRFLYHYLDDLGFSVEPPDAAEQPVEKDTERCNSDGFARGGSTSARIVLRTFTANPRPETAGQPDGDVDVTRRQKNRKKANEHMYEKLRTGRLNVAKHLGGDQCGEESEEDDELRYGATEMFVGMQAAQHALQQDRRAYKELEVVAGKITELLATCRRLGAAARATAQEVNTAAVEWSNAAPSSSPTYATSSLPCAALRAARKHTKAQKRRAARRGSGGGGGGGGGGGMGGALAGDDSGSANSDDAVEDRAPDSPSYLHIGFVGHPNVGKSSLLNCIRGTKVVSVSATPGHTKHMQTIPVPSEHLTLVDCPGLALPVFGVPRPLQAVLGTHQIAQTRDPQTSISFLAAYLPIEKAYGLQRPEHALPEVGWSSYELCEAYAKKRGLFVKHGKGSLDVHRAAIALLQEAYEGRIALFYAPPELNLLQSAWYRERIRPHLLLSVFKPALLAST; translated from the coding sequence ATGCCGCCGTTCAGtggcaagaagaagaaggagcagctgcaggcgaagcggcagcgcaagcgggatgaggaggagcgctCAAAGTTGCGTGACCGAGAGCgggagaagctgcgcgaggagctcaTGGAGCGCGCCGAGGATGCTTCCGAGGCAGTCCTCGACGCTCTCCTGCGCGAGCGAGCGAATCAGCAGCACCCAGCGCGTGGacgccgcgcgcggcggcgcgaagAAGAGAACACCGTCACGCATCGAAAAgctgtcggcggcgacgacgaggacgacaaatctggcagcggtgcatcATCGGACGGCTCGAAccgcgaaggcggaggcaaGTTGCGGCGCAGTGCACCGCCGACCATGATGTACAGCGCAGACCGTCAGCATGGGGTGCGCAGCATCTTCGTCAAAGAATCTGCCGCCGTCATTGCCGCCCGCAAGCAGCTGAGCTATCAACCGATTCCGTGCCGCACAACGATGCCGCCAACAGGCATTCCGTTCGGAGAGTGGTTCACCTTTCCATCCTCTGCGTCGTCAGCCGCGGCGGTAGTGTCAGCAGGCGCGAACTCCAagcgtggcggcgcttgGGACGGCGGGGATGGTGCGCCAATGTgcgcggaggagaagctCGCCCTCAtcgcggcggagcagcagcgccgcatggAGCGCCCGTTGGTGGCGTCTGCCGGAGACGCGCTCGGCGACGTGAGTAGCAGCACATTCTTCCCGTTCGCGGTGGAACTGCCCTCGCGAGGCTGGCACGTCGGAGCGGAAGGCAGCGCAGTGGTGGCAGATGCAAGCATAGTCATGGCCGGTGCTGGTGATGCTTCAACCCAGCTGCCGTCGGACCGGCCGAGAGCGGCAGATCTTCAGGCAGCTGGAAGCGGCTCCGCCACCCCGGCGTCAGAAGCCGGGCAAGAGGAGGTGGCGTGCGCGGGTCAGCGCAGCTCTAGCCAGAATGAGGCAAGTGGAGCAGACAGCAACGACGTCGACGCTTCCGCAGTCGGcacaggcgccgctgccgcgaagGGCCATAATCAAGACGACGCGCAGGACATCAGAAGCATCGAGAAGCAACGGTTTGCCCTCTACACGGACTGCGTGGACGCTTACCCCTTTCCTGCGGCGCTCGTGGGCCTGGAGGTGAGCTCCTACGAACGGAACGTGGAGGtgtggcagcagctgtggcgtACCGTTGAGCTGAGTGACATCCTTGTCGTGGTGGCCGATGCGCGGTACCCCATCATACACGCCCACCTCGGTCTTCTCACCTACATAacgaagaagcagcgcaagccgtgcgtgtttgtgctgAACAAGGAAGACCTCGTGCCAGCCTCCACGCTGCGGTGCTGGCAGCGGTTCCTGTATCATTACTTGGATGACTTAGGCTTCTCCGTGGAGCCGCCAGATGCAGCGGAGCAGCCGGTAGAGAAGGATACTGAGCGGTGCAATAGCGACGGTTTTGCTCGAGGAGGCTCCACTAGTGCACGCATTGTACTGCGCACCTTCACCGCTAACCCGCGTCCTGAAACAGCAGGGCAACCCGACGGTGATGTGGACGTGACACGGCGGCAGAAGAACCGGAAGAAGGCGAACGAGCACATGTACGAGAAGCTGCGCACTGGCCGGCTAAACGTGGCGAAGCACCTTGGCGGTGATCAGTGCGGcgaagagagcgaagagGATGACGAGCTCCGTTACGGCGCCACGGAGATGTTTGTGGGGATGCAGGCCGCTCAGCACGCGCTTCAGCAGGACCGCCGCGCCTACAAGGAGCTCGAGGTGGTAGCTGGCAAGATCACCGAGCTGTTGGCGACATGTCGCCGCttgggcgccgctgcgcgtgccaCGGCGCAGGAAGTGAATACCGCAGCGGTGGAGTGGTCCAACGCGGCCCCGTCGTCCTCACCGACGTACgcgacgtcgtcgctgccgtgtgcggcgctgcgtgccgcacgcaagcacacgaaAGCGCAGAAGAGACGTGCGGCtcgtcgcggcagcggcggcggcggcggcggagggggtggtggtggcatgGGCGGCGCTCTAGCTGGCGACGACTCCGGCAGCGCGAACAGCGATGACGCTGTAGAGGACCGGGCGCCAGACAGCCCCTCGTACCTGCACATAGGCTTCGTTGGCCACCCCAACGTGGGCAAATCATCCCTGCTCAACTGCATTCGCGGCACGAAGGTGGTCTCGGTGAGTGCCACACCAGGTCACACGAAGCATATGCAGACAATCCCAGTGCCGAGCGAGCACTTGACGTTGGTGGATTGCCCCGGTCTGGCCCTCCCCGTCTTCGGCGTGCCGCGTCCGCTGCAGGCCGTCCTCGGGACGCACCAGATCGCCCAGACACGCGACCCGCAGACGAGCATCAGCTTCCTGGCGGCGTACCTGCCAATCGAAAAGGCGTACGGCCTGCAGCGGCCCGAGCATGCGCTGCCGGAGGTTGGCTGGAGTTCTTACGAGCTGTGTGAGGCATACGCAAAGAAACGCGGCCTCTTCGTGAAGCATGGCAAGGGCTCCCTCGACGTTCACCGTGCGGCCATTGCCCTTCTTCAGGAAGCCTACGAGGGGCGGATTGCCCTCTTCTATGCACCACCGGAGTTGAACCTTCTGCAGTCCGCATGGTATCGCGAGCGTATTCGCCCGCACCTCCTGCTGTCGGTGTTCAAACCCGCTCTCCTCGCCAGCACGTAG
- a CDS encoding putative DNA ligase k alpha has translation MKATVLRRLGGSGLVGHPTLLRLRAVKRAATAKVKGTARSGRAKEVAVPAAGSGHGSHKLSLADFHPAIARTWIAAASNKMLQPQHVAPDSRKLAWWICPSCHHQHNKRIDLHLAAGGACPKCEAKPPLAGGASAKKSASSSRGASNPASPLRKKQASAASAHAPVPAAAALRHRCRPNSTLDTIGAPNANLLSKSVADNQYLRVQETRNLLPMLAKSYEKERWKIAPDEVLQVSPKLDGIRCVAAYRIDTKQVLFFSRSGTLFECCDDTIEPALRYLFEKDPTLVLDGELYNDSINLVQLGTVCKAAGKATPPPPTAALSGADPVSAFYNALLVATYGKTKRKGGSAPAAAVPQADAPTVIGFDQLTSAIRTTRQWRTPEVAALQRQLQYHVFDVLYSREFPYGRGSAVPFSVRYGVLERLLASATAHNLANISKYNPLVLRRVPSYPCTIDAVDAVLQAAIRVSYEGVMIRRECQGATTAAGKDGSEKMESATKKIKRSAASSGSKASAGASTANSDGGYGYGQRSSTLLKYKVMQDAEYVIVGAVEGSGKWKGFLGSFICVTPDKKHRFTVTPASTDADKRRMWQSWKTVYKGKALTVQYQEITADGVPRFPVGKCVRGAADGRDWL, from the coding sequence tccgacgctgctgcggctgcgggcgGTGAAGCGGGCAGCAACGGCAAAGGTGAAAGGCACGGcgaggagcggcagagcCAAAGAAGTGGCTGTGCCGGCAGCGGGCAGCGGTCATGGCTCACACAAACTGTCCTTGGCGGACTTTCACCCTGCTATCGCCCGCACATGgatcgcggcggcgtcgaacaagatgctgcagccgcagcacgtcGCCCCTGATAGCCGCAAACTGGCGTGGTGGATTTGCCCGTCTTGCCACCATCAGCACAACAAGCGCATAGATCTTCACCTCGCCGCCGGGGGCGCGTGCCCGAAGTGTGAAGCAAAACCCCCCTTGGCTGGCGGCGCGTCCGCGAAGAAGAGTGCGTCGAGTTCCCGCGGCGCCAGCAATCCCGCCTCGCCGTTGAGGAAGAAGCAGGCAtccgctgcgtcggcgcatgcgcctgtccctgccgcagcagcacttcgccatcgctgccgccccaaCTCGACACTCGACACCATCGGCGCCCCTAATGCGAACCTCCTCAGCAAGAGCGTAGCCGACAATCAGTACCTTCGCGTACAGGAGACGCGCAACCTGCTTCCGATGCTGGCAAAGAGCTACGAAAAGGAACGTTGGAAGATCGCGCCCGATGAGGTACTGCAGGTGTCGCCGAAGCTGGACGGCATCCGCTGTGTCGCCGCGTACCGAATAGACACGAAGCAGGTGCTCTTCTTCAGCCGCTCCGGCACGCTCTTCGAGTGCTGTGACGACACCATCGAGCCAGCGCTGCGGTACCTCTTCGAGAAGGACCCGACACTCGTTCTTGACGGCGAGTTGTACAACGACTCGATCAACCTGGTGCAGCTTGGCACTGTATGTAAAGCAGCAGGAAAAGCAACCCCGCCGCCCCCCACAGCGGCATTGTCTGGGGCAGACCCGGTGTCGGCCTTTTACAACGCTCTCCTCGTTGCCACATACGGAAAAACGAAGCGCAAGGGTGGCTCcgcccctgccgctgctgtgccgcagGCAGATGCGCCGACAGTGATCGGCTTCGACCAGCTCACGTCGGCGATCCGCACGACGCGTCAGTGGCGCACCCCTGAAGTTgcggctctgcagcgccagTTGCAGTACCACGTCTTCGATGTCCTTTACAGTCGTGAGTTCCCCTACGGCCGAGGCTCGGCGGTTCCGTTCAGCGTCCGCTACGGCGTTCTTGAGCGACTGCTGGCATCCGCGACAGCTCACAACCTCGCGAATATTTCCAAGTACAATCCactggtgctgcggcgcgtgccgAGCTACCCGTGCACCATCGATGCCGTTGACGCCGTGCTGCAAGCCGCCATACGGGTGAGCTACGAGGGCGTCATGATCCGCCGTGAGTGCCAGGGCGCCACGACGGCTGCCGGCAAGGACGGCAGCGAAAAGATGGAGTCGGCAACCAAGAAGATTAAGCGGAGCGCTGCATCCAGTGGAAGTAAAGCCAGCGCAGGGGCTTCGACGGCGAACAGTGACGGCGGGTACGGCTAtgggcagcgcagcagcacgttgCTGAAGTACAAGGTGATGCAGGACGCAGAGTACGTCATCGTAGGTGCGGTGGAAGGCTCCGGCAAGTGGAAGGGCTTTCTCGGCTCTTTCATCTGCGTGACACCAGACAAGAAGCACCGCTTCACTGTCACCCCAGCGAGCACTGATGCCGACAAGCGGCGGATGTGGCAGTCGTGGAAGACCGTGTACAAAGGGAAGGCGCTGACGGTGCAGTACCAGGAGATCACCGCAGATGGCGTGCCGCGCTTCCCGGTGGGCAAGTGCGttcgcggcgcagctgatggGCGCGATTGGCTGTAA
- a CDS encoding prefoldin-like protein — translation MNAILEKYTFKDDYVSPRGIPKVAFVENVAELVKSSGDSAETLLKRFSEQYSKYKLAEHRLIRTTANLEAKIPDIKKTLQTLEYLKKSLVAENGGRGFTTNYGLTESVFCQAKVLPQKTVHLWLGANVMVEYTFEEATQLLERNLKSATENLAATQEDLAWLQEQQTILEVNTSRLYNYDVVERRNKSEEEAKK, via the coding sequence ATGAACGCTATTTTGGAGAAGTACACCTTCAAGGATGACTACGTCAGCCCGCGTGGCATTCCGAAGGTCGCCTTCGTCGAGAACGTGGCGGAGCTGGTCAAGTCGAGCGGCGACAGTGCCgagacgctgctgaagcgcttCAGTGAGCAGTACAGCAAGTACAAGCTCGCGGAGCACCGGCTGATCCGCACGACAGCCAACCTTGAGGCGAAGATTCCGGACATCAAGAAGACGCTGCAGACCCTGGAGTATCTGAAGAAGTCGCTAGTGGCAGAGAACGGCGGCAGGGGCTTCACGACAAACTACGGACTAACGGAGAGTGTCTTCTGCCAGGCTAAGGTTCTGCCGCAGAAGACGGTGCACCTGTGGCTCGGCGCGAACGTGATGGTTGAGTACACGTTTGAAGAAgccacgcagctgctggagcgcaaCCTGAAGAGCGCCACCGAGAACCTTGCGGCGACGCAGGAAGACCTGGCGtggctgcaggagcagcagacgATCTTGGAGGTGAACACATCGCGGCTGTACAACTACGACGTGGTGGAGCGCCGTAACAaaagcgaggaagaggcaaaGAAGTGA
- a CDS encoding putative DNA ligase — protein sequence MQTPSNVSPVCMKMAVWRCSHCLQEFEMVVGHFIDGGGVCPHCHSPQKKLDNVTLRNAQGELVIKKPQYVKAPRMIHLNYRSVLFANPHWESLNIQPMLAQRWELVADELIKGSNGESGTAPDKHLLLASPKIDGIRCMIGYNEKLREVQFFSRGGIVLECCHGLVPQLLPLFEKDPTLMLDGELFAPECNFEQLNGLVRRLNKRSDTKTMEAQARLLEYFAFDIMYSAQLSSVSAPFNERYMLLKKLIPVCGAKRISNYVHDDTRKKVIRATHGGVATAAVANGQAAKIYHVPAAQVHPSDMEDVLSEACSQGFEGVMIRLPKFPYEHGKRSFGLLKYKQMHDAEFKIVGFVPGEGKLKSALGAFVCTTKDGKYFHTPPKVSCKRRIELWEHRSEYLGKYLTVQYQELSSQNVPRFPIAKAIRGSEDKRDWL from the coding sequence ATGCAGACGCCGAGTAATGTATCGCCCGTGTGCATGAAGATGGCGGTGTGGCGCTGCTCTCACTGCTTGCAGGAGTTCGAGATGGTTGTGGGGCACTTTATTGATGGGGGTGGTGTGTGCCCGCATTGCCATAGTCCGCAGAAGAAGCTGGACAACGTGACGCTGCGCAACGCACAAGGGGAACTGGTGATCAAGAAGCCCCAATACGTGAAGGCGCCGCGCATGATTCACTTGAACTACCGTAGCGTGCTCTTCGCCAATCCACACTGGGAGTCGCTGAACATTCAGCCCATGCTTGCGCAGCGCTGGGAGCTTGTGGCGGACGAGCTCATAAagggcagcaacggcgagaGCGGCACCGCTCCGGACAAGCATCTgctcctcgcctcccccaAGATCGATGGCATCCGCTGCATGATTGGGTACAACGAGAAGCTTCGCGAGGTGCAGTTTTTCTCTCGTGGCGGCATCGTCCTCGAGTGCTGCCACGGCCTCgtcccgcagctgctgccgctctttGAGAAAGACCCGACGCTCATGCTAGACGGCGAGCTCTTTGCGCCCGAGTGCAACTTCGAGCAGCTCAACGGGCTTGTACGCCGACTCAACAAGAGGTCCGACACAAAAACTatggaggcgcaggcgcgcctgcTAGAGTACTTCGCGTTCGACATCATGTACAGCGCGCAGCTCTCGTCCGTGTCGGCCCCTTTCAACGAGCGCTACATGCTGCTCAAGAAGCTCATCCCCGTGTGCGGCGCGAAGCGGATTAGCAACTACGTTCACGATGACACGCGGAAGAAGGTGATCCGCGCAACGCACGGCGGtgtggcgacagcggcagtggccaACGGTCAGGCCGCAAAGATCTATCATGTCCCTGCCGCGCAGGTGCACCCAAGTGACATGGAGGACGTGCTGAGCGAGGCGTGCTCGCAGGGGTTCGAGGGCGTCATGATTCGCCTTCCCAAGTTCCCCTACGAGCACGGCAAACGCAGCTTTGGGCTACTCAAGTACAAGCAGATGCACGACGCTGAGTTTAAGATTGTCGGCTTCGTGCCCGGTGAAGGCAAGCTCAAGAGCGCTCTTGGCGCCTTCGTCTGCACGACCAAGGACGGCAAATACTTCCACACACCACCCAAGGTCTCCTGCAAGCGCCGCATCGAGCTGTGGGAGCACCGCAGTGAGTATCTAGGCAAGTACCTGACGGTGCAGTATCAAGAACTCTCCTCGCAGAACGTGCCGCGCTTCCCTATCGCCAAGGCCATTCGCGGTAGCGAGGATAAGCGAGATTGGCTGTGA